In one Colletotrichum destructivum chromosome 2, complete sequence genomic region, the following are encoded:
- a CDS encoding Putative staphylococcal nuclease (SNase-like), SNase-like, superfamily: protein MPWPFSSSSPGGSPTPTRTEDGSRSKSTSWNDLLPKPDPPLQAAKEWAPVFLTSVASLAAFIFYQSRLRRFPTAGYIQPNLFRKRTLLGRVTSVGDGDNFHLYHTPGGRLAGWDWLRKVPTTKASLKGKTIPIRMAGIDAPEGAHFGRPGQPGAGEALQWLRNYILNKRVWVRLHRRDQYDRVVATVHVRRFLYKKDVGLEMLKLGLATTYEAKSGVEWGGAEEAYRAAEAKAKMKKLGIWNGKASHFESPRAYKTRTNEAEGKKSSWLSGWL from the exons ATGCCATGGCCGTTCAGCTCTTCCAGCCCAGGAGGATCGCCTACACCCACCAGAACAGAAGATGGCTCTCGGTCTAAGTCTACATCATGGAACGACCTCCTTCCAAAGCCTGATCCTCCCCTACAGGCCGCGAAAGAGTGGGCTCCAGTGTTCCTGACGTCGGTCGCATCACTGGCAGCCTTTATCTTCTACCAGTCTCGCTTGCGGAGGTTTCCCACCGCAGGTTATATCCAGCCCAACTTGTTCAGGAAGCGGACTTTGCTAGGCCGGGTCACTAGTGTGGGAGATGGTGATAACTTCCACCTTTACCATACACCGGGAGGGAGACTAGCAGGCTGGGACTGGCTAAGGAAGGTTCCCACCACGAAAGCTTCACTGAAGGGGAAGACT ATACCAATACGTATGGCCGGGATTGACGCCCCTGAAGGTGCCCATTTCGGCCGGCCGGGCCAGCCAGGGGCCGGGGAAGCTTTGCAATGGCTCAGGAACTACATCCTCAACAAACGCGTATGGGTTCGCCTCCACAGGCGTGATCAGTACGACCGTGTCGTTGCGACGGTGCACGTCAGACGGTTTCTCTACAAGAAAGACGTCGGCCTGGAAATGTTGAAGCTTGGCTTGGCAACGACCTATGAAGCGAAGTCGGGGGTCGAGTGGGGAGGGGCCGAAGAAGCGTACAGGGCAGCAGAGGCCAAAgccaagatgaagaagtTGGGGATTTGGAACGGGAAAGCGAGCCACTTTGAAAGCCCTAGGGCCTACAAGACAAGAACCAATGAGGCAGAAGGCAAAAAGTCTAGTTGGCTCTCTGGCTGGCTATGA
- a CDS encoding Putative serine/threonine-protein kinase, active, which produces MSLQVRGPDFSVTKQKALEDAKKMQTAVDDEVTKAGQDKPPYLLNELIGKGSFGRVYKATDINTSMLVAVKIIDIEESDTVNPKLADTFKEFLAEVNALKLLSDSGAKNINHVIDALPVGQSMWMITEYCAGGSVATLMKPTAPGGLQEKWIIPILREVAEAVSWVHRQGIIHRDIKCANVLVTEAGGVQLCDFGVAGVIETKFDKRSTFIGTPHWMAPELFDQSTSYGTEVDIWAFGSMVFEIASGLPPNVMAGVDVYQLGNYIKAHTPRLEGDQYSDRLKNLVAYCLEEDPAKRPTIEQVQKHPYIANTAQEYPASSLALLVKGFKLWESQGGSRKSLFAPGGAQGMSGMDDSDFSSTAMANDEWNFSTTMAFDQQVFQNTDAQAVYDVYGSNVDFDPGLLDEMSRAKPKARRRPPPQQLAAMKVPLEKVFDPNTISNYEDNSRAYYGRPIPPPTSDLPLRDDSLQSTAVRESLIDLDASLSGGDLANFVDMDTIRAGGPRVSVDYHMGDEPDFNKPPLSDPADMNPNRKTQDWKFPSMAPPASANPEMSRFPFNEDRPFHEDRSFSEDRPFVFPALEEDRSAPNPASRPQMFHHQTEPVPAPSYGNDLMAPRPNSQMNNRESTGSLIDLDELMVPETNYQNNRVSTGSLIDLDMGLADPMPELTRPSTANSDAASVSGSDIGMANPFDLERHASLYVPTTNREPSIYVPASNREPSIYVPASNREPSIYVSDDSDFASKIPRDEDLSLADLYMAEPGATVRPSNGQSGLRLNTHRSFNSVNSADYSDPEYLTPQQAALPTLPLGGPRSTGSRDSGILPLPPPPAPPSVEVMQGSASADAVKEELRRMAMSLGEHLSHANQYLSTLPVRKGGRQDIMGETN; this is translated from the coding sequence ATGTCGCTTCAAGTCCGAGGTCCAGACTTCTCGGTGACGAAGCAGAAGGCCCTTGAAGATGCGAAAAAGATGCAGACCGCGGTGGATGACGAGGTGACAAAAGCTGGGCAGGATAAGCCGCCCTATCTTCTGAATGAACTCATTGGCAAAGGAAGTTTTGGGCGTGTTTACAAAGCAACCGATATCAATACTAGCATGCTGGTTGCAGTCAAGATTATCGACATTGAGGAAAGCGACACTGTCAACCCCAAGCTCGCCGACACGTTCAAAGAGTTCCTAGCCGAGGTCAATGCCCTCAAACTTCtcagcgacagcggcgccaaAAACATCAACCATGTCATCGACGCGTTACCTGTTGGCCAGTCCATGTGGATGATTACCGAGTACTGCGCCGGCGGAAGTGTGGCAACGCTCATGAAGCCTACAGCTCCCGGTGGCTTGCAAGAGAAGTGGATCATTCCTATCCTCAGGGAGGTTGCTGAAGCCGTGTCCTGGGTTCACCGGCAGGGGATTATTCACCGTGACATCAAGTGCGCCAATGTCCTGGTCACTGAGGCTGGCGGGGTGCAGCTTTGCGATTTCGGAGTCGCTGGCGTGATTGAGACAAAGTTCGACAAGCGATCAACCTTCATCGGAACCCCTCACTGGATGGCACCAGAACTTTTCGACCAGTCGACGTCGTATGGTACCGAGGTTGACATTTGGGCGTTTGGCTCCATGGTGTTTGAAATTGCTTCTGGTCTTCCACCGAATGTCAtggccggcgtcgatgtTTACCAGCTCGGCAACTACATCAAGGCGCACACGCCACGGCTTGAGGGCGACCAGTACTCCGATAGACTGAAAAATCTGGTTGCCTACTGTCTCGAGGAGGATCCCGCCAAACGGCCGACTATCGAACAGGTCCAGAAACATCCTTATATCGCCAACACGGCCCAAGAGTACCCAGCCTCGTCACTAGCTCTGTTGGTCAAAGGTTTCAAGCTTTGGGAATCACAGGGCGGCAGCCGTAAATCTCTGTTCGCCCCTGGCGGAGCTCAGGGCATGTCTGGCATGGACGATTCTGACTTCTCGTCTACTGCGATGGCGAATGACGAGTGGAATTTCAGCACGACAATGGCATTCGATCAACAGGTATTCCAGAACACAGATGCCCAGGCAGTCTACGATGTGTATGGCTCAAACGTGGATTTCGACCCTGGGCTTCTGGATGAGATGTCACGAGCCAAGCCAAAAGCCCGGAGGAGACCGCCGCCtcagcagctcgccgccatGAAGGTCCCATTAGAAAAAGTATTTGACCCGAACACGATATCCAACTACGAGGATAATTCCAGGGCATATTACGGCAGGCCGATACCCCCACCGACTTCGGACCTTCCTCTGCGAGACGATTCTCTCCAGTCTACGGCAGTGAGAGAATCCCTCATTGATCTCGATGCCTCGCTGTccggcggcgatctcgccAACTTTGTGGACATGGACACTATTAGAGCTGGCGGCCCACGCGTGTCTGTTGACTACCACATGGGAGATGAGCCAGATTTTAACAAACCGCCTTTGAGCGACCCGGCGGATATGAACCCGAATAGGAAAACACAGGACTGGAAGTTTCCTTCCATGGCCCCGCCGGCTTCAGCGAACCCAGAAATGTCCAGGTTTCCCTTCAACGAGGATCGTCCGTTTCACGAAGACCGATCTTTTAGCGAAGACCGTCCCTTCGTGTTTCCTGCCCTGGAGGAGGATCGCTCGGCACCGAATCCTGCATCCCGCCCACAGATGTTTCACCACCAGACTGAACCAGTTCCCGCCCCTTCTTATGGCAATGACTTGATGGCCCCCCGACCGAATTCTCAAATGAATAACCGGGAATCCACTGGCAGCTTGATtgaccttgacgagcttATGGTCCCAGAAACAAACTATCAGAACAACCGCGTGTCAACCGGGAGCCTAATCGACCTCGACATGGGCCTGGCCGACCCGATGCCGGAGCTCACTCGTCCCTCTACGGCCAACTCAGATGCCGCTTCTGTGAGCGGCTCAGACATCGGGATGGCAAACCCCTTCGACTTGGAGCGCCACGCTTCCTTGTACGTTCCCACAACCAACCGGGAGCCGTCCATCTATGTTCCAGCGTCAAATCGCGAACCATCCATCTACGTGCCGGCATCCAATCGAGAGCCTTCTATCTACGTTTCGGACGACTCTGACTTCGCTTCGAAGATTCCTCGAGATGAAGACCTAAGCCTTGCTGACTTGTATATGGCCGAGCCCGGCGCTACCGTTCGGCCGTCAAATGGCCAGAGTGGATTAAGGTTGAACACGCATCGGTCGTTCAACAGCGTCAACAGCGCCGACTACTCGGACCCTGAGTATCTGACTCCACAGCAGGCCGCCCTACCGACTCTGCCCCTCGGCGGTCCGCGCTCAACGGGTAGTCGGGATAGTGGTATCCTCCCCTTACCGCCACCacctgcgccgccatcaGTAGAGGTCATGCAAGGTTCGGCCAGCGCGGATGCCGTGAAAGAAGAGCTGAGGCGGATGGCGATGAGTCTTGGCGAGCACCTCAGTCATGCGAACCAGTACCTTTCAACGCTGCCGGTGCGTAAGGGTGGAAGACAAGATATAATGGGAGAGACAAACTGA
- a CDS encoding Putative DNA-directed RNA polymerase, 30-40kDa subunit, DNA-directed RNA polymerase, insert gives MAPSSTPSQAELDRRRIVGVNKETVTDVSSTDYPGTYAGEDHSWDLDRFASNFRVQFHHNAQHEASFSLVGVDASIANAFRRILIAEIPTIAIENVYIENNTSVIQDEVLAHRLGLIPFTGNPEGIHKFLKWYRKPEQGGKGSFDYNTVQLRLRIECTRNSDAAPGETDPDKAFHNASVYAKDIEFVPTGRQLEFFSGEDAIRPVNPDILIAKLRPGQCIELDMHMHKGIGADHAKFSPVATASYRLMPTITVTRPILGQDAEKFAKCFPQGVIAIEKVMKKEAAVAGSGYEGQEGEKKAVVKDAMKDTVSRECLRHPEFEGKVKLGRVRDHFIFSIESTGQWDSDELFLESVKQFKTRCMRLEQQVINMVR, from the exons ATGGCGCCCTCCTCAACACCCAGTCAAGCCGAGCTCGACCGTCGGAGG ATAGTCGGCGTCAACAAGGAAACCGTCACCGATGTAAGCTCGACCGATTACCCGGGCACctacgccggcgaggaccacTCGTGGGATCTCGACCGCTTCGCCTCCAACTTCCGCGTCCAGTTTCACCACAACGCCCAGCACGAggcttccttctccctcgtTGGTGTCgacgcctccatcgccaacgccttCCGCCGCATCCTCATCGCAGAGATCCCTACCATCGCCATCGAGAACGTCTACATAGAGAACAACACCTCCGTCATCCaggacgaggtcctcgcccACCGTCTCGGCCTCATCCCCTTCACCGGCAACCCCGAAGGCATCCACAAGTTCCTCAAGTGGTACCGCAAGCCCGAGCAAGGAGGAAAGGGCTCCTTCGACTACAACACCGTCCAGCTACGCCTGCGCATCGAGTGCACTCGCAATTCAgacgccgcccccggcgAGACCGACCCGGACAAGGCCTTCCATAACGCGAGCGTCTACGCAAAAGACATTGAGTTCGTGCCCACgggccgccagctcgagTTTTTTTCgggcgaggacgccatccgcCCTGTCAACCCGGACATACTCATCGCCAAGCTGCGGCCCGGTCAGTgcatcgagctcgacatGCACATGCACaagggcatcggcgccgaccACGCAAAGTTCTCCCCCGTTGCCACCGCCTCGTACCGACTCATgcccaccatcaccgtcacgCGTCCGATTCTGGGTCAGGACGCCGAGAAGTTTGCCAAGTGCTTCCCCCAGGGTGTTATCGCCATCGAAAAGGTTATGAAAAAGGAGGCTGCTGTCGCTGGTAGCGGATACGAGGGCCAAgagggcgagaagaaggccgttGTCAAGGACGCCATGAAGGATACAGTCAGCCGCGAGTGCTTGCGCCACCCCGAGTTCGAGGGCAAGGTCAAGCTAGGCCGGGTACGGGATCacttcatcttctccatcgAGAGCACCGGACAGTGGGACAGCGATGAATTGTTTTTGGAGTCGGTTAAGCAGTTCAAGACGAGGTGCATGCGTCTTGAGCAGCAGGTCATCAACATGGTTAGATGA
- a CDS encoding Putative telomere length regulation protein: MLNNRFKTMDFFTPVSKTYLKARPEEPLWQESKPSKNPEETIKHSSGATTVEAVLEILKNQPDYDSLIAVLKSLDQGAIDITGFEVARPSPEGAQIIQCLVTEIVPNYWTLLKEETSGKRSIQDADSPGNVELLLKCLRSVTGLNAIITRMKALIQESKASAKEIKRPDLVLNLNVLLEVCSAVLGNDKHLAALWTASSSGLDSAARRRPLSHEFAALVAGGRLVSIASEADAIANPDRTAKDSLWIADGQQYSTWLGRSVVCWAKSDISSDDSKLCSGIFTRSLRLGYSDSLMKQIVGDMLLGSEDSRKAFFKIFSQFSQLEQKRVIFAVLKHLSEAFLNQLNDAELLLPNTAISAAAGVIEKVVSNDESRKAHLISWLTNSTGAGLGEGVGIRRAVLAALAQDRECVALVLDKSLHQFGDQLYIKHSPILQQQVHAQVLLLSASYVNKLSPLKLRMLMRSSSYLNTVSNRIGASQEKARFLGMVIAEALSGLVDGSDKKLDFKTEELATDEAKFYKDLTKTLDNTGPIDPLITLPKGEQKTQQPAPKASRPKPAPKPKLTAAASSKFIIQEVSDSESEDEGLVPYAKTADDAEDSDEDATLVRRDKPKAPVYIRDLISYLRDTDNYDKQKLALTTAPPLIRRKANFGTEVSSHADELATLLVGLEDKFEVESFHELRLEGMVSVIVAQPQRMGQWFAKTFFDGDYSVSQRASVLIVLGLSARELAGFDTSEHAAAASFPSKRLPERMESLYIDPSPPSNQYPSTSNLKAIPANALDTIANSLISSFVAPIAAGAADAATGPDVLKLSTFTSRLPSKFSKKPRIRAIPNTTASMLATSYFFPLTARFQHALRSHSTRSGIFIQPYLLSLYLKTLAVIIHAAGPATLALPQMTAELWDLLLGVRAHVNGDVPGTHALLVALAALLEVNEASDMRRLCEAHPREVVETQEWVSGVFSGTRGDDGGEENDVKMLSAAVLIKLQEATEKYRALLLGDMIGFS, encoded by the exons ATGCTCAACAATCGATTTAAAACGATGGACTTCTTCACCCCAGTCAGCAAGACCTACTTGAAGGCGAGGCCCGAGGAGCCTCTTTGGCAAGAATCGAAACCGAGCAAGAATCCCGAAGAAACTATCAAGCATAGCTCTGGCGCCACTACCGTTGAAGCTGTTTTGGAAATCCTGAAGAACCAACCGGATTATGACAGCCTTATAGCCGTTCTGAAGTCCCTTGACCAAGGCGCTATTGACATCACAGGCTTCGAAGTTGCAAGGCCGAGCCCTGAGGGCGCGCAGATCATCCAGTGCTTGGTTACGGAAATCGTTCCCAACTATTGGACATTGCTCAAGGAAGAGACTTCTGGAAAACGGAGCATTCAAGACGCCGACAGCCCGGGGAATGTCGAGCTGCTGTTGAAATGTCTGAGAAGCGTTACGGGTCTCAACGCCATCATCACGCGCATGAAGGCATTGATCCAGGAATCCAAAGCTAGCGCCAAGGAAATTAAGCGTCCGGACCTAGTGCTCAACTTGAATGTGCTCCTCGAGGTTTGCTCAGCGGTCTTGGGCAACGACAAGCACCTCGCTGCGCTGTGGACTGCAAGCAGCTCGGGACTAGACTCTGCAGCAAGACGACGACCATTGTCGCACGAGTTTGCGGCACTGGTTGCCGGCGGAAGGCTTGTCTCCATTGCAAGCGAGGCAgacgccatcgccaatcCTGACAGAACCGCGAAAGACAGCCTCTGGATCGCAGACGGACAGCAGTACAGCACGTGGTTGGGCAGGAGCGTCGTGTGTTGGGCTAAGAGTGACATCTCGTCTGATGATTCCAAGCTTTGTTCGGGAATATTCACACGATCTCTTCGTCTGGGCTACTCTG ACAGCCTGATGAAGCAAATCGTCGGAGATATGTTGCTCGGATCTGAGGACAGCCGCAAAGCCTTTTTCAAGATCTTCAGCCAGTTCTCCCAGCTCGAACAAAAGAGGGTGATCTTTGCCGTTTTGAAGCATCTATCAGAGGCGTTCCTCAACCAGCTAAACGACGCAGAGTTACTGCTGCCCAATACAGCGATATCGGCTGCTGCAGGCGTCATAGAGAAAGTGGTTTCTAATGACGAAAGTCGAAAAGCCCATCTGATCTCCTGGCTAACCAACTCAACCGGTGCTGGTCTTGGCGAGGGCGTTGGCATAAGGCGCGCGGTGCTGGCTGCACTCGCCCAAGACAGGGAATGCGTTGCCCTTGTCCTTGATAAAAGCCTTCACCAGTTTGGCGACCAACTCTATATCAAGCACTCTCCCATTTTGCAACAGCAAG TCCATGCCCAGGTCCTGCTCCTGAGCGCCAGCTACGTGAACAAGCTGTCACCCTTGAAGCTTAGGATGCTGATGCGGTCTTCGAGCTACTTGAACACGGTCTCGAACAGAATCGGCGCCTCACAAGAGAAAGCCAGATTCCTGGGCATGGTCATTGCCGAGGCGCTttccggcctcgtcgacgggaGCGACAAGAAGTTAGATTTCAAGACGGAAGAGCTGGCGACCGATGAAGCCAAGTTCTACAAAGACCTCACCAAGACGTTGGACAACACGGGACCCATTGACCCCTTGATCACCCTTCCCAAAGGGGAACAGAAGACGCAACAGCCGGCGCCAAAAGCGTCTCGTCCCAAGCCTGCGCCAAAGCCGAAGCTAAcagctgctgcttcttccaAGTTTATCATCCAGGAAGTCTCAGATTCAGAGAGCGAAGACGAAGGCCTCGTTCCCTACGCCAAGACCGCAGATGACGCTGAAGATTCGGACGAGGATGCGACGCTTGTCCGCCGCGACAAGCCGAAAGCTCCTGTCTACATCCGCGACCTCATCAGCTACCTACGGGACACCGACAACTACGATAAACAAAAACTCGCTCTCACTACAGCACCGCCCCTGATTCGTCGAAAGGCCAATTTCGGCACCGAGGTCTCGTCCCATGCCGACGAGCTTGCGACTCTCCTTGTTGGACTCGAGGATAAGTTCGAGGTTGAGAGCTTCCACGAGCTCCGCCTTGAGGGCATGGTTTCTgtcatcgtcgcccagccGCAGAGGATGGGCCAGTGGTTTGCAAAGACCTTCTTCGACGGCGACTACTCTGTCTCCCAACGCGCGTCGGTCCTCATCGTTCTTGGCCTCAGCGCCCGCGAGCTCGCCGGTTTCGACACCTCGGagcacgccgccgcggcgtcgtTTCCTTCGAAGCGCCTCCCCGAGAGAATGGAGTCGCTATACATCGATCCCTCGCCCCCATCAAATCAGTACCCTTCCACGTCGAATCTCAAGGCCATCCCCGCCAACGCCCTCGACACCATCGCCAactccttgatctcctccTTTGTCGCCCCCATAGCCGCTGGTGCAGCAGACGCAGCAACGGGCCCTGATGTCCTCAAACTCTCGACATTCACATCTCGTCTTCCCTCCAAGTTCTCCAAGAAACCCCGCATACGCGCCATTCCCAACACGACGGCCTCCATGCTCGCCACATCCTACTTTTTCCCTCTGACCGCTCGTTTCCAACACGCACTGCGATCCCACTCCACCCGATCAGGAATTTTCATCCAGCCGTACCTTCTTTCCCTTTATCTAAAGACTTTGgccgtcatcatccacgCCGCGGGTCCCGCTACGCTGGCTCTCCCCCAGATGACGGCCGAGCTCTGGGATCTGCTCCTTGGCGTACGCGCCCacgtcaacggcgacgtcCCCGGAACGCACGCGCTGCTTGTTGCATTGGCTGCTTTGCTTGAGGTCAATGAGGCCTCGGACATGCGGCGGTTGTGCGAGGCGCACCCACGCGAGGTTGTTGAGACGCAGGAATGGGTCAGCGGAGTGTTCAGCGGCAcgcgcggcgacgacggcggagagGAAAACGATGTCAAAATGCTCTCTGCCGCTGTACTGATAAAACTGCAGGAAGCGACGGAAAAGTACCGTGCGTTGCTGCTGGGTGACATGATTGGTTTCTCGTAG
- a CDS encoding Putative THIF-type NAD/FAD binding, E2 binding, ubiquitin-activating enzyme, ThiF/MoeB/HesA family has protein sequence MATESPVPIATVPVSTTIVDEAKRWTYLDNIRKNPGPFSDPDVAGTEEAFEQFDKIKVFGAGGLGCEILKNLAMSKFKDIHVIDMDTIDISNLNRQFLFRKSDVGKFKAEVAAQFVMRRVKGVNITAHNCAIQDFDHDFYKQFQFVICGLDSIEARRWINATLVQIAEEGEDPDSLIPMIDGGTEGFKGQARVIVPSITSCIECQLDMHAPRAAVPLCTIASIPRQPEHCIEWAHVIAWEKEKPFSKLDKDDSTHVSWLYQKALARAQEFNIAGVTYALTQGVIKNIIPAIASTNAIIAAACCNEAFKLASSAAPTLGMEENYMMYSGNDGIYTYTFKHEKKDDCPVCGQQSRPLEVDPKSTLRDLLDSFAVRPEAQLKKPSIRADNKTLYMQSPPSLEEQTRPNLEKTILELELEDGQNVLVTDPAFPLLQFNFYLRFKTT, from the exons ATGGCTACCGAATCTCCAGTTCCGATAGCCACTGTCCCAGTTTCTACCACAATTGTTGACGAGGCGAAGCGATG GACCTACCTCGACAACATCCGCAAAAACCCCGGCCCTTTTAGTGACCCCGATGTTGCTGGAACAGAAGAAGCCTTCGAGCAGTTCGATAAGATCAAGGTCTT CGGTGCTGGTGGTCTAGGATGCGAGATCTTGAAGAACTTGGCCATGTCCAAGTTCAAAGACATACATGTCATCGATATGG ACACCATCGATATTTCGAATCTCAATCGACAATTCCTCTTCAGGAAGTCCGACGTGGGCAAGTTCAAGGCCGAGGTTGCGGCTCAGTTCGTCATGCGACGCGTCAAGGGCGTTAATATCACGGCTCATAACTGCGCCATTCAAGACTTCGACCACGACTTCTACAAGCAGTTCCAGTTCGTGATTTGCGGCCTGGACAGCATTGAAGCCCGCAGATGGATCAACGCAACGCTCGTTCagatcgccgaggagggcgaagaCCCTGACTCCTTGATCCCCATGATCGACGGAGGCACAGAGGGATTTAAGGGACAGGCTCGAGTCATTGTACCCTCGATTACCTCGTGTATCGAGTGCCAACTCGACATGCATGCGCCAAGAGCTGCAGTTCCCCTCTGTACCATCGCCTCTATCCCCCGTCAACCCGAACATTGTATCGAGTGGGCTCATGTGATTGCCTGGGAAAAGGAGAAGCCATTCTCCAAGTTGGACAAGGACGACTCTACCCATGTGTCATGGCTCTACCAGAAGGCCCTCGCCCGGGCCCAGGAGTTCAACATCGCCGGCGTGACGTATGCTCTTACGCAGGGGGTCATCAAGAACATCATCCCCGCAATCGCGTCTACGAACGCCATCATTGCAGCAGCATGCTGCAACGAAGCTTTCAAGCTTGCCAGCTCGGCCGCGCCAACGCTTGGAATGGAGGAGAACTACATGATGTACTCTGGTAACGACGGAATTTACACTTACACCTTCAAGcatgagaagaaggacgactGTCCTGTGTGTGGACAACAGTCGCGGCCCCTGGAGGTCGACCCCAAGAGCACGCTTCGGGATCTCCTTGACTCATTTGCTGTCCGTCCCGAGGCTCAGCTCAAGAAGCCGTCGATCAGAGCCGACAATAAGACTCTGTACATGCAGTCCCCGCCGAGCTTGGAGGAACAAACACGGCCCAATCTTGAGAAGACTATACTGGAGCTTGAGTTAGAAGACGGGCAGAATGTTCTGGTGACAGACCCTGCattccctctcctccagtTCAACTTCTACCTGCGGTTCAAGACCACATAA
- a CDS encoding Putative NADH-quinone oxidoreductase, subunit D, NADH:ubiquinone oxidoreductase, 49kDa subunit produces the protein MSGLYRLAGHSAKRLCLRPAAATSFAARPFSTTCLRRYADASSEYQGTRLTPTSADFSRAEDHYSLTPPKDQDVFSKAEESVEDRKIRHYTVNFGPQHPAAHGVLRLILELNGEEIIRADPHVGLLHRGTEKLCEYKTYLQALPYFDRLDYVSMMTNEQCFALAVEKLLNVEIPERAKWIRTLFGEITRILNHLMSVLSHAMDVGALTPFLWGFEEREKLMEFYERVSGARLHAAYVRPGGVHQDIPVGLLDDIYQWATQFGDRIDETEEMLTDNRIWIQRLQGVGVVSAAEALNLSFTGVMLRGSGVPWDIRKSQPYDAYDQVEFDVPVGVRGDCYDRYLCRMEEFRQSLRIIHQCLNKMPAGPVRVEDYKISPPPRAAMKENMEALIHHFLLYTKGYTVPPGETYSAIEAPKGEMGVFVVSDGSERPYRVHIRAPGFAHLAGFDHVSKGHMLADAVAVIGTMDLVFGEVDR, from the exons ATGTCAGGCCTCTACCGACTCGCTGGCCACAGCGCCAAGAGGTTATGTCTGCGCCCGGCCGCAGCTacctccttcgccgcccgcccgtTCTCGACAACATGCCTGCGTCGATACGCCGATGCTTCCTCCGAATACCAGGGCACGAGACTCACTCCTACCTCTGCCGATTTCTCTCGCGCTGAGGACCACTACAGCCTGACGCCACCGAAGGACCAGGACGTCTTctccaaggccgaggagtCCGTTGAGGACCGAAAGATCCGCCATTACACTGTCAACTTTGGTCCCCAGCATCCTGCTGCCCACGGCGTGTTGCGACTGATCCTAGAGCTCAATGGTGAAGAGATCATCCGAGCCGATCCCCACGTCGGTCTCCTTCACCGCGGTACCGAGAAGCTCTGCGAGTACAAGACCTACCTCCAGGCCCTGCCCTACTTCGACCGCCTCGACTACGTTTCCATGATGACCAACGAGCAATGCTTCGCACTGGCTGTTGAGAAACTTCTCAATGTCGAAATTCCCGAGCGCGCGAAGTGGATTCGAACCCTCTTCGGCGAGATTACCCGTATCTTGAACCACCTCATGTCCGTTCTGTCGCACGCTATGGACGTTGGTGCCCTGACGCCTTTCCTCTGGGGTTTCGAGGAGCGTGAAAAGCTTATG GAATTCTACGAGCGTGTTTCCGGTGCTCGTCTCCACGCCGCTTATGTCCGTCCCGGTGGTGTCCACCAGGATATCCCCGTCGGTCTGCTCGATGACATCTACCAGTGGGCCACTCAGTTTGGCGACCGTATTgacgagaccgaggagaTGCTTACGGACAACCGCATCTGGATCCAGCGTCTCCAGGGCGTTGGTGTGGTGTCTGCCGCCGAGGCTCTGAACTTATCGTTCACTGGCGTCATGCTCCGTGGTTCTGGTGTCCCCTGGGATATCCGCAAGAGCCAGCCCTATGACGCCTACGACCAGGTCGAGTTTGACGTCCCCGTCGGTGTCCGCGGTGACTGCTACGACCGATACTTGTGCCGTATGGAGGAGTTCAGACAGTCTCTGCGCATCATCCACCAGTGCCTGAACAAGATGCCTGCTGGCCCTGTCCGCGTCGAGGACTACAAGATctcgccccctccccgtgCCGCCATGAAGGAGAACATGGAAGCTCTCATCCACCACTTCCTCCTCTACACCAAGGGCTACACTGTCCCCCCTGGTGAGACATACTCTGCCATCGAGGCCCCCAAGGGTGAGATGGGTGTCTTCGTTGTCAGTGACGGCAGCGAGAGGCCCTACCGTGTTCACATCAGAGCGCCTGGTTTTGCTCATTTGGCTGGCTTCGACCATGTGTCGAAGGGCCATATGCTTGCTGATGCTGTGGCGGTTATCGGTACGATGGATTTGGTTTTTG GTGAGGTTGATCGTTAA